Within the Salvelinus sp. IW2-2015 linkage group LG19, ASM291031v2, whole genome shotgun sequence genome, the region CAGTCACAGGACAAGTGTAACATCAAGATTTACTAAAGCGGCAGGCAGAAACCAGGGCAAGAACGACTGACTCAACAGGACTGCGCACACAGAACGCTGTAGTGGCGAGACCTTCACAAAGATCCAGCGCTTGGACGCAAAAGGATGGATTCTTTCAGATCGGGCTCTAGCATAGGACTGTCTCCCTCTCCAAGAGACCGACAATCACCCATCCGTTTTGATCAAGAGCACTCACAATCGGGAACAATGGCCGGATGTCGGGCGGGAACACTTGGCTTCCCATCCGAATCGTTGTGCGTAAAGTACGGGGAATTTTTAAAGAACACCGCTGCAGCAGCGGAGAGCAGTGGTGGGGAGCAGAGTCAGGATGATGACAGTGATGGCATTGGTCGGAGTGACATGGTGCTTTTTCCAGAGGAAAGGCTCATGGCATCAATGGCCAAATGTGACGCAGCAGGTAAGAAACACAAAGAGCAGAAGGTGCTGAGGCTCAACATTAACGcccgagagaggaggaggatgcacGACCTGAACGACGCGCTCGATGAACTGCGGTCGGTGATCCCCTACGCGCACAGCCCATCCGTACGGAAGTTATCAAAAATAGCCACTTTGCTCCTCGCCAAAAACTACATACTCATGCAGGCACAAGCACTTGAAGAGATGAGAAGACTTGTCAGTTATCTTAACCATGGACCTGGCGTTACTGCTGCGAATACTGCTGGTGCACCCGGATTAGGGCTATATGACCAGCAGACAGGATACCCGTTCTCTGCTGGGATTCCGGACCCTTTCAATAGCAATGCAAATCtcttcaataaataaaaatgtcaaccATAAACCTTGAACAGTTGTGTCCGACACTAACAGGGGACTTCCAAGTTTCGTGAGCACAACTGAATTGACYGGATCAGCGTGACTGACAGAAGTAGTCACATATTACGAGACATGGAGTCCTATACTATATGACTCTGTTCTGCATGGTGATTGCGTTTCGAACTAATCTAACTAAATGACAGCTAACATGGTCAAAAATGGTTAGCCTTTTAACAAATTATGTTTAGTCTTATTTAACCATTATGTCATACGGTACATTTTCTTCAGTTTGATTAGATGATGTTCGATGGATAAATTGTATTGGTGACATAAGGTATGTTATGGTATGTTTTCCAGTAGCCTATACCTCAATGCATGGGCTATGTACAACCAAACCCAAATTAGTTACAAAGAGAGCAATTGTGAATATTGGGTGAATTAataggtagcctataggcctaaYTTTGATAATGATATCAATCAATGATATTGTTTTTACTGTCAAGGACCACATTGGAAGTGTTTTAATTAATATGTTTAAGTGctattgtacattttgttttcgGCCTATATATCTTTTACCCAAATAAATTCAATACAAATATTTTCATACATGTAATTTGGTCWTTAATTGTGTAATTTACATTTCCCTAAATACTATTTAATAATGCAGGCATTTGACAAACATAAATGGAGTCGTTTTATTACCAGGGACAGCATTAATGACAAACAACGATCAGAATGCTGTACTCGCACAAGAGAGTTGGTCAAACAAAACAATTCCTCTGAGCATATAGTTAATAACCTTGCAGATTCACTGGATCCATTAAGAGAATAGGTCACTATTGGTAAAAATGTAAGGAATAAAATTACTGCCACTTGCAGAAGTGATTTGTCCAGTTTTAATTTATTTCATGAATTGTAAATAGCAAACAACAAACACCCTGTAGGACTCTTGAAATAGGAAAGACATTTGAATGTATAACTTTAAATGGTTGGTTATTTGGTTAATGTTATAGAAAAATGAAACGAATAAATCAGTCATGTTTTAGGGACACCACCATTTACTACATAAAGCTTTCATCACATTGTCATTTTACCCTGTAATATAGTTCAACTATTTGATTCAACTACTGTTGTACAgtatagatcagggatgggcaactttgacaGTGAATTTCTTTCAAATAATttgagttaatttcctgcaattctacacattttgtcatggggtgggAAGACATGTTTGCAgtatttaatatgatatctgagtgagtgtGAATAACAACATCAATGGGGGCCCCGGTTGGTAATTCAACCACGATTACTACAGGTCAAGATAGCTGACTAAACTAACTTATCAATCAAAAAAAAGGATTGCTGACAtgagctaattgagtgactgacataagagatgaactgctgatgcacaaccacattttgaaattgcaccttgtgtattctaataTTCtaacaacagtaagttgagaccccgacagttcctatttcaaaaaatatatataaatgaaaTATTATTTCATTTTGGGACATTAATCCAGGGCCCCTCTATACCCTGTTATATATGGTTTTATAATGCAAGGCAtaataaacaaacatatttttagtattcaaataaaatactatcTGTTATAAACAGCAAAAACTGTTAACAATTAATGGATCATTCTGTCCTACGGAATAAAACACCAAAAGGTCCCTAGCTAGCAGATTCACCAATCCTGCCCACTGTTAGAGCCTGTCCTAATataatacgttgacaaattagcAATGCATTGCTGTTCAGTCAATAGCTACTTGTGTGAATACTCATCcatgggtgtgtcccaaatggcaccctattgccaatatagtgcagtacttttgacaaaagccctatggtccctggtctaaagttgtgcactatgtagggaataaatagggtatcatttggggTGCATCCTATGAGAAAGTCAAATCCATTAGTCACACAGGGCTCAGCCCTCTAGTGTTTGTTCATATACAgatgtcctcctcctctcaggaTCGACGTAGCCTGTAGCGGATCTGGACGTCACTGGCAGGGAGCAGGATGCCCAGGCCAGCACGGCTGGGGTCCAGGGTACACGGCTCCTGCCCCTCCAACACCTCCACGTCAAAGTAGAGCAGCAGCAGAGAAAGGAACTGCTTTATCTCATTCACCGCAAAGTGCCTTCCTGGGCACTTAGTGGAGCCTGAGCCGAAAGACATCCGGTAGTACTTCAGCTTCTGGCCGTCCTTATAGAAATCTGTCTTTTCCTTTCCGTTTTCGATGTATCGGTCAAACTTGTAGATCTGTCAGAGGGGTAATATAAATAAGTGTGTAAGCCTTTATTTTTCGTCATCTTATATAATAAAGGTTAATATTCCATCTTATTGCATATTCCAGGAATGTTTCCATTTTGCTTAGTCACAGATCATGGCAAGGTTATCACCAGTCACACCCGGATTACATTAGCATGAATGGTGTGACCTTCTGAAGGCCAGTGGGTGGATTCAATCCTTCACAGTCCATGCATTCTGCTCATTAATCTAACCTGTGGACACGCACACCAGGTGGTGTGGGAAGGCAATTCAGCAGAACAACAAAACCCCCAGACCAGACACAGTGAAGGCGAGAGAGCCTACAGCCATTCTAGGACGCCCACATAATCTGAACGACTGGTCTTCTTTACCTCTGGATTCTTGTAGATCCCGGGGTCCATGTGCATGCTCTGGGGAGACAGGGAGATGATATCTCCTTTCCTCACTCCAATGGAGCGCTCTCCCTCCAGCCGCAAGCTGAAGTCCTCCTGGGCCACGCGGATGTTCATGGAGGCTGAAGACAGCCGCAGACTTTCATTTATGGAGCTCTCtgagaacacaacagaacagttCAGTTAGTCACCAGGCATTTTGTTTTATATTTACCAACATTGCCATGGGTTTTGTTTTGGCCTATCTGAGGtactattttttttaccttgagTGGCCCAATACTGACTcattactgtacatacacatcaaatcaaatMttatttgtcacatacacatggttagcagatgttaatgcgagtgtagcgaaatgcttgtgcttctagttccgacaatgcagtaataaccaacaagtaatctaacctcaCAATTCCATTCCTAACATACTCACACAGGAGGGAAAGCATTGAGACTTGAAAGGCTATTAGTTAGAAATATGAACTGCTCAAGCAAAATGGCTAAAACACAAGCTGAATAATCATAAGTCATACATAGCTTTATTTTCACATGCATACATAAAGGTATCTTGACTAGCAGTGTTTTTCATTAAAACCATGACAATCGTAAGAGATAACACCATAGAAGAGAGAATTATACAAACGTAGCTAAGTACCCCCTATAACTTATAAGAACAAGCAGAMGTGGAACAGATATTCCACTGTCTTCCCCTGAGGGAGATGACATCGGtagtagtgtgagagagagagagggagccacAGAGAATCTACACCAGTGGCATTTGTCCCCGAGCATGCAGTTGTCAGAAGAGATGAGGCTACAGTCCGCATGGTGGGTGCAGCAGTGGGATTTAATGTGACAGGTACAGAGTCTGGAGGGATTCTTTTAGGGGGTGGGGACAGGAGGATTTGCCCTAAATTGTACACACAGAGCACCTGCCACTACAGAGTAGGAGTGTAATAATAAGCCCTCTATGCTGTTTGTATAGTCAGACATACAAAGGATTGGAAGGCCCTCTCGAAGCCACACTACCATTGACTCAACTGAACCCTGTGTGCTTGGGGCTGAGACCACTTAACACAATCAGGAGAGAAAATTATATGAAAAATGCAAAGGGAAATTTGGACACTGCAGACAAACCTAATCTCTTATGACAGTAGAGTATCTGATTTGGTTGTGGGTGCTGAGATTAAGACCAACCTAACAATAATACATCATAACAATAACCTACCCAAATACAGTAGGCTGTCCAGCTGTTCTCTGGTGAAGGCGATGTCTCTGTTGTGGTCTGTTTCTATTCCTGAGACCTGCAGGACACCATGGATCTCCTCACGCACAACTGCAAGGGCCTCTGGGTGCGTCACCAGGTAATACATGGCCCAGAAGGTGGCTGGGACTGTGTTTCCCACCGACGCCCATAGAATGGCAAAATGATGAGCTGGGGCAGGTAAAGGTAAGGAAGAGatatttcaattaaattaaagtTTACAGATGTTAACAAAGGTGCAGTGAAACGCTTGAGTTTCTAGCTCTCACAGTGCAGTAATACATACATAATCCCAAAAAATGCTtgaagaaagaaattaagaaatattagcACAAGCAATGTCACAATAAAGtctgaaacaataaaaaaatatatacactaccgttcaaaagtttggggtcacttagaaatgtccttgtttttgaaagaaaagcaaaaaacagATCATGgcaagctgtgctaacataattgcaaaagggttttctaatgatcaattagccttttaaaatgataatcttggattagtttacacaacgtgccattggaacacaggagtgatgtttgctgataatgggcctctgtacgcatatgtagataatccataaaaaaatcagccgtttccagctacaatagtcatttacaacagtaacaatgtctacactgtatatctgatcaatttgatgttattttaattgacaaacaaatgtgcttttctttcaaaaacaaggacatttccaagtgaccccaaacttttgaatgatagtatataaactcagcaaaaaaagaaacatccctttttctggaccctgtctttcaaagataattccaaataacttcacagatcttcattgtaaagggtttaaacacggtttccaattaatgaacatgcacctgtggaacggttgttaagacactaacagcttacagacgataggcaatgaaggtcacagttatgaaaacttaggacactaaagaggcctttctactgactctgaaaaacaccaaaagaaagatgccaactgctcatctgcgtgaacgtgccttaggcatgctgcaaggaggcatgaggattgcagatgtggccagggcaataaattgcaatgtccgtactYTGAGARgcctaagacagcgctacagggagacagggcggacagctgatcgtcctcgcagtggcagaccacgtgtaacaacacctgcacagaatcggtacatctgaacatcagacctgcaggacaggtacaggacggcaacaacaactgcccgtgttacaccaggaatgcacaatccctccatcagtgctcagactgtccgcaataggctgagagaggctggactgagggcttgtagacctgttgtaaggcaggtctcaccagacatcaccggcaacaacatcgcctatgggcacaaacccaccgtcgctggaccagacaggactggcaaaaagtgctcttcactgacgagtcagttttgtcttaccaggggtgatggtcagattcgcgtttatcgtcgaaggaatgagcgttacaccgaggcctgtactatggagcaggatcgatttggaggtggagggtccgtcatggtctggggcggtgtcacagcatcatcggactgagcttgctgtcattgcaggcaatctcaacgctgtgcgttacagggaagacaacctcctccctaatgtggtaccctttctgcaggctcatcctgacataaccctccagcatgacaatgccaccagccagacaatgccaccagccatactgctcgttctgtgcgtgatttcctgcaaaacaggaatgtcagtgttctgccatggccagcgaagagcacgaatctcaatcccattgagcacgtctgggacctgttggatcggagggtgagggctaggtcaattctccccagaaatgtccggggacttgcaggtgccttggtggaagagtggggtaacatctcacagcaagaactggctaatctggtacagtccatgaggaggagatgcactgcagtacttaatgcagctggtggccacaccagatactgactgatacttttgattttgacctcccctttgttcagggacacgttagtcacatgtctgtggaacttgtacagtttatgtctcagttgttgaatcttgttatgttcataaaaatatttacacgttaagtttgctgaaaataaacgcagctgacagtgagaggacgtttctttttttgctgagtaataTATATATARACARYRYRYRYCYCYcacacacacacacacacacaccacacacacacacacagtaccagtccaaagttgacacgtactcattccaggggttttctttaatttaactattttctacattgtagaataatagtgaagacatcaaaactatgaaataacacaaatggaatcatgttgaTGGGTTTGGATTTCTGATCTTTAACTAATAATATAACGATAATCATTAGTTATAATAaagacatgaggggtgccataatGAAGCTTGGGAGGGGCTGAGTGCAGGGGAAACAGTCACATGTGGCAGTACTGATAAGGYGAGGAACCGTTTATGGCCCaaatcacttacagttgaagtcggaagtttacataaacttaggttggagtcattaaaactcgtttttcaaccactccacaaatttcttgttaactatagttttggcaagtcggttaggacatctactttgtgcgtgacaagtaatttctccaacaattgtttacagacagattatttcactgtatcacaattccagtgggtcagaagtttacatacactatgttgactgtgcctttaaacagcttggaaaattccagaaaattatgttatggctttagaagcttctgataggctaattgacatcatttgagtcaatcggaggtgtacctgaggatgtatttcaaggcctaccttcaaactcagtgcctctttgcttgagatcatgggaaaaccaaaagaaatctgccaagacctccgaaacaaaattgtagacctccacaagtctggtttatccttgggagcaatctccaaacgcctgaaggtaccacgttcatctgtacaaacaatagtacgcactgctcaaaaaccgccccAAAAAAAGcaagaccacggtttgcaactacacatggggacaaagatcgtactttttggagaaatgtcctctggtctggtgaaacaaaattagaactgtttggccataatgaccatcatcatgtttggaggaaaaagagggaggcttgcaagccgaagaacaccatcccaaccgtgaagcactggagtggcaccatcatgttgtgggggtgctttgctgcaggaggggctggtgcacttcacaaaatagatggcatcatgaggttggaaaattatgtggatatgttgaagctacatctcaagacatcaatcaggaagttaaagcttggttgcaaatgggtcttccaaatggacaatgaccccaagcatacttccaaagttgtggcaaaatggcttaaggacaacaaagtcaaggtattggagtggccatcacaaagccctgacctcaattataaggaaatatgtgggcagaactgaaaaagcgtgtgcgagcaaggagacctacaaacctgactcagttacaccagctctgtcatgaggaatgggccaaaattcacccaacttattgtgggaagcttgtggaaggctacccgaaacgtttgacccacattgaataatttaaaggcaatgataccaaatactaattgagtgtatgtaaacttctgacccactgggaatgtgatgaaagaaataaaagctgaaaMaaataaatcactctactattactctgacatttcacattcttaaaataaagtggtgatcctaactgacttaagacagagattcttttactaggattaattgtcaggaattgtgaaaaacggagtttaaatgtatttggctaaggtgtatgtaaacatccgacttcaactgtagatagggcagcagtctccaaggtgcagggtagagtaccgaaTGGTAGCCGGCTAGCAACAGTGactcagggcagggtactgggcaagACATACCCAGAGTTACTCGGTAAGAGTTACAACTGAGGTTTGGAATGTCCTTGTGAAGTCCAAGTAGAACATTTTATGTTGTAGGTGTATACAGAGAGAAAAGCATCTACATAGTAATACAATGTGTTTACGTCAGTTATTACTGTGTATGTATAAGGGCATATAGTAAAGGTAAGGTTAAGTGTTAATGAGATACAGTAGGTTTACATACTGGTCGTCAAATTTAGGAAGTAAGATAAAGTATTGcatagaaatgtataaaaaaggaCAGCCAGGTGCTACAGTATATCAACTGTGTTTACCTGCTTTATCGACATCTCCCATGGAGTCATACTGTTCAAACAGTGCTGCTCTTTCCTTTATGAACCCTGAGGTGTTGGACCATCGAGACATTCTCTGAGGGTGGAAGTAGTTGATCAGTTTATCCCGGATGGCCTTGGTTCCTCCCAGCAGAGAGATGGGGATCCTGGCAATGAGGAGGGGAAACATGGTGTCGAACTTGACAAAGTCCTCTCGAAGCGTCACCATTCCGCTGTGTCTGCTGGTATGGGCAGGCTTGCCAAACAGGGTCAGGAAAGTAGCCTCAAACATGATCGAATTGCAGAGTTGGTACACACTTTCAGTCCTCCACTCACTCTCCCCAGTAAGGTAGTCTTGTCGGAACACAAGCATGAGATTTCCCATCATGGTCTCTGTCAGGTTATTGAGGTTCTCGCCCTGTAGAAGACGGAAGGACCTCTGGACGTGCTCGCCCATACCGGGAAACTTGCCGCTTCTGACAGGGGGGAAGCCGAACGTCAAGGGGCCCACTTGGTCAAAAAACTCATGGAAGTCRAGCTGTTTTTGATGTTTGATGACATACGGATACAGCAACGGATTCATTATGAAGGTCATGTATTTGCCTGAGGGGGAAACGTGAGGACAGGATTGTATTTCAATAAACATGAAACATGTGTAATGTACTGTCTAATCATATTGTTAGTAACTTTACTGTTTTTAAAGACCATTTAAAGAGGATTATTTCGTAAGAAGCAcaatacatatacattttatCAAACATTTCAGCAAAATTCCTTTGCTCCTTTTTTAACCATACTATGATAAAATGTATACATTAAACACTACTATTACCCACCAGCAATCAGCACAGTAAATACATCTCCATGTTTCTCCTTATGTGCTGCCAGAAATCCATGTGCATTCTTCCCAAACTCCAAAGCCTTCCCAAGGAATGGAATCCAACCATTTATAAGTGGAGGCTCCCCATCTCTCCTATAATAGAGAAAAACATAAGAAATTTGTATTTTACATTAGGTAAAaatcatatatacagtatgtcataacAAATATATCCATCTAAAATCTTTCAGATGAAATAAGAGAAAACATAGATCTGACTGATTCAAATACAATATAAATGCAAGCCTAAGTGATTAgaacttaacttctttgggactgggataataaggtgcccagagtaaactgcctgctactcaggcccaaaagctagaatatgcatataattagtagatttggatagaaaacactctgaagtttctaaaactgtttgaatgatgtctgtgagtataacagaactcatacggcaggcaaaaacctgagaaaaaatccaaccaggaagtgggaaatctg harbors:
- the LOC111979270 gene encoding cytochrome P450 7B1, with the translated sequence MLEFVLPLFLGFLALYLLSVRFRRTRRDGEPPLINGWIPFLGKALEFGKNAHGFLAAHKEKHGDVFTVLIAGKYMTFIMNPLLYPYVIKHQKQLDFHEFFDQVGPLTFGFPPVRSGKFPGMGEHVQRSFRLLQGENLNNLTETMMGNLMLVFRQDYLTGESEWRTESVYQLCNSIMFEATFLTLFGKPAHTSRHSGMVTLREDFVKFDTMFPLLIARIPISLLGGTKAIRDKLINYFHPQRMSRWSNTSGFIKERAALFEQYDSMGDVDKAAHHFAILWASVGNTVPATFWAMYYLVTHPEALAVVREEIHGVLQVSGIETDHNRDIAFTREQLDSLLYLESSINESLRLSSASMNIRVAQEDFSLRLEGERSIGVRKGDIISLSPQSMHMDPGIYKNPEIYKFDRYIENGKEKTDFYKDGQKLKYYRMSFGSGSTKCPGRHFAVNEIKQFLSLLLLYFDVEVLEGQEPCTLDPSRAGLGILLPASDVQIRYRLRRS
- the LOC111979271 gene encoding class E basic helix-loop-helix protein 22-like translates to MDSFRSGSSIGLSPSPRDRQSPIRFDQEHSQSGTMAGCRAGTLGFPSESLCVKYGEFLKNTAAAAESSGGEQSQDDDSDGIGRSDMVLFPEERLMASMAKCDAAGKKHKEQKVLRLNINARERRRMHDLNDALDELRSVIPYAHSPSVRKLSKIATLLLAKNYILMQAQALEEMRRLVSYLNHGPGVTAANTAGAPGLGLYDQQTGYPFSAGIPDPFNSNANLFNK